A window from bacterium BMS3Abin08 encodes these proteins:
- the hyfB gene encoding hydrogenase-4 component B — MMDMALLFELFILSCAAGIVLTMAVPERSAPSVLAWIASISSAIILIAGGIGLFTNQPFQAELWRISSLGTMGIGMDRLSALFVFMAGLVFLPVSVFSARYMQRYSGRYSLRSFSIFYHLLFASVVLLLIAADALSFLLAWEVMSILCYLLVNYEHEKQDNTRASFLMLVMGEAGFISVVFGFLLLTGPSGGLDFASLRLNAGTIGGVMRWVIFLLTFFGFSVKAGLVPANTWLPRAHTAAPGSFSAILSGVTLNLGIYGIIRINADILPALNAGPGIVVLITGSLSALLGILYATTENDMKKMLAHSSTENMGIVTAGLGAGMVFAATQHPVLAGIAFIASLYHMINHSMFKTLLFLGSSGIELKTGGRDMNRLGGLIRFMPWTAAFFLIGALSIAALPPFNGFVSEWLTLQTMLQSASLLSIPVKITFALSGAALALTAGLAVTCFVKAFAMSFLGMGRSESSRRAVELPWSMRSAMGFLSLLCIVFGIFPTYVIPVLDRTVTPIVHESAADALVPPFFTVGRGNKKFGRAFVADFHKLGAQVGSDVLPGRGLVVLHRGGRRNPVVFAMSTSYTFVVLLLLLGATLVMLRIVVRRRKVRYQPAWDGGLRRLPSHMTYTATGFSNPVRIIFSAVFHPTVTKETKEAVAEHFRTAITKERREVHITERLILQPVVSMLRTVSGRIAKIHSGSVNTYAMYVIITLILLLMGGQFF, encoded by the coding sequence ATGATGGATATGGCCCTGCTCTTTGAACTGTTCATACTTTCCTGCGCGGCAGGCATTGTCCTGACCATGGCAGTCCCGGAACGTAGTGCTCCGTCCGTCCTCGCATGGATCGCCTCCATATCATCGGCAATCATACTAATTGCCGGCGGCATCGGTCTCTTTACGAACCAGCCGTTTCAGGCGGAGCTCTGGAGGATCTCTTCACTTGGAACCATGGGCATCGGGATGGACCGTCTTTCAGCCCTGTTCGTCTTTATGGCGGGACTTGTCTTCCTTCCGGTCTCGGTCTTTTCCGCCCGTTATATGCAGCGGTACTCCGGCCGTTACAGCCTGAGGTCATTCAGTATATTTTATCATCTCCTCTTTGCCTCTGTTGTCCTGCTGCTCATTGCCGCAGATGCCCTCTCATTCCTGCTGGCCTGGGAGGTGATGTCCATCCTCTGCTACCTGCTGGTAAACTATGAACACGAAAAACAGGACAACACCCGTGCGAGCTTCCTGATGCTGGTCATGGGTGAGGCCGGATTCATATCAGTGGTGTTTGGATTTCTGTTACTAACAGGGCCTTCGGGCGGCCTTGATTTCGCTTCCCTGAGATTAAACGCAGGTACCATCGGTGGCGTCATGCGCTGGGTGATCTTCCTGCTCACCTTTTTCGGCTTTAGCGTCAAGGCCGGGTTGGTCCCTGCCAATACCTGGCTTCCCAGGGCCCATACAGCCGCGCCGGGCAGCTTTTCCGCCATACTTTCCGGGGTCACCCTCAATCTCGGCATCTACGGTATCATCCGTATCAATGCCGACATCCTCCCCGCACTGAACGCTGGTCCGGGGATAGTGGTGCTCATAACGGGTAGTCTCTCCGCCCTGCTCGGCATCCTCTATGCCACTACCGAGAATGATATGAAGAAAATGCTGGCCCACAGTTCTACAGAGAATATGGGCATCGTCACCGCCGGACTGGGGGCGGGTATGGTGTTTGCCGCCACGCAGCATCCGGTGCTTGCCGGCATTGCATTCATCGCCTCACTCTATCATATGATCAACCATTCCATGTTCAAGACACTCCTCTTCCTTGGCAGCAGCGGGATAGAACTGAAGACCGGTGGCCGTGATATGAACAGGCTCGGGGGGTTGATCCGGTTTATGCCCTGGACTGCGGCGTTTTTTCTGATCGGCGCACTCTCCATCGCGGCCCTCCCGCCTTTTAACGGTTTTGTGAGTGAATGGCTGACGCTCCAGACCATGCTCCAGAGTGCATCCCTGCTGTCCATACCCGTCAAGATCACTTTTGCCCTGTCCGGCGCCGCGCTGGCGCTGACTGCGGGCCTGGCGGTCACCTGCTTTGTCAAGGCCTTTGCTATGAGTTTCCTGGGGATGGGCAGGTCGGAATCAAGCCGGCGGGCGGTCGAATTACCCTGGTCGATGAGAAGCGCAATGGGGTTCCTGTCACTCCTGTGCATTGTTTTCGGCATCTTCCCCACTTACGTCATCCCGGTCCTGGACAGGACCGTCACCCCCATTGTCCATGAAAGTGCGGCGGATGCATTAGTGCCGCCGTTCTTTACAGTGGGCCGCGGGAATAAAAAGTTCGGCAGGGCCTTCGTTGCCGATTTTCATAAGTTGGGCGCCCAGGTGGGAAGTGACGTGCTCCCCGGCAGGGGCCTAGTGGTCCTGCACAGGGGCGGCAGGCGCAATCCCGTGGTCTTTGCCATGTCGACATCCTATACCTTTGTAGTGCTGCTTTTATTGCTCGGCGCAACCCTGGTAATGCTCAGGATAGTGGTACGCAGGCGAAAAGTGAGGTATCAGCCCGCATGGGACGGAGGATTGCGAAGATTGCCCTCCCACATGACATACACTGCTACGGGTTTTTCCAATCCTGTACGGATAATCTTCAGTGCGGTCTTCCATCCAACTGTAACCAAAGAAACCAAGGAGGCTGTAGCGGAGCACTTCAGGACAGCCATTACCAAGGAAAGAAGAGAGGTCCATATAACGGAACGTTTGATTCTGCAACCAGTGGTTTCAATGCTCAGGACTGTATCGGGCCGGATAGCGAAAATTCACAGCGGCAGTGTAAACACCTATGCAATGTATGTTATCATCACTTTAATTCTTCTTCTGATGGGAGGACAATTTTTTTAA
- the hycG gene encoding formate hydrogenlyase subunit 7, translating to MGVEKTCRRSLHIRVVDGGACNACLSEVSQITKPYYDIHRLGFFITPTPRAADLLLLAGPVTEHMKLPLKKAFEAMPGPKVVMAVGTCALSGGIFGPGFASGSGVPGFLPVDIAVPGCPPPPLAIIHGLLLAAGRKDPDPSTSPGPGDRRDAQ from the coding sequence GTGGGGGTGGAAAAGACCTGCCGCCGTTCCCTCCACATCAGGGTTGTGGACGGGGGTGCATGCAACGCCTGTCTGAGCGAGGTCTCACAGATCACCAAGCCGTACTACGATATACATCGTCTCGGCTTTTTTATTACACCGACACCAAGGGCCGCCGACCTGCTGCTGCTGGCCGGGCCTGTAACCGAACACATGAAACTGCCGCTGAAAAAGGCGTTCGAGGCAATGCCCGGACCCAAGGTGGTGATGGCCGTGGGGACATGTGCCCTCTCGGGCGGTATCTTTGGTCCGGGGTTTGCGTCAGGTAGCGGTGTCCCGGGATTCCTCCCTGTGGACATAGCGGTGCCGGGCTGTCCGCCGCCGCCCCTGGCGATCATTCACGGCCTGCTCCTTGCGGCCGGCAGGAAAGACCCGGATCCGTCAACATCACCCGGGCCGGGTGACCGGAGGGACGCACAATGA